A single window of Vigna unguiculata cultivar IT97K-499-35 chromosome 1, ASM411807v1, whole genome shotgun sequence DNA harbors:
- the LOC114195100 gene encoding putative calcium-binding protein CML19, translating to MMNKLRQYERVFKHFDENGDGKISALELKQCVEAMGEELSAEDAAASVIMLDADGDGLVGFDDFVRFVEGGKEEEKENDLREAFKMYEMDESGCITPRSLKRMLSRLGESRTIDECQVMIARFDLDGDGVLTFDEFKVMMF from the coding sequence ATGATGAACAAGCTAAGGCAATATGAACGTGTATTCAAGCACTTTGACGAGAATGGTGACGGGAAGATATCGGCGTTGGAACTGAAACAATGCGTGGAGGCGATGGGTGAGGAGTTGTCGGCTGAGGATGCGGCGGCGAGTGTGATTATGCTGGACGCGGACGGAGATGGATTGGTAGGGTTTGATGATTTCGTTAGGTTTGTGGAGGGAGGGAaggaggaagagaaagagaatgaCCTAAGAGAAGCTTTTAAGATGTATGAGATGGATGAGAGTGGTTGCATCACACCCAGGAGTCTTAAAAGGATGCTTAGTAGATTGGGTGAATCTAGGACTATAGATGAGTGCCAAGTTATGATAGCTAGATTTGATCTTGATGGAGATGGGGTGCTTACTTTCGATGAATTTAAGGTCATGATGTTCTAA